Proteins from one Rosa chinensis cultivar Old Blush chromosome 7, RchiOBHm-V2, whole genome shotgun sequence genomic window:
- the LOC112176528 gene encoding thioredoxin-like 1-2, chloroplastic, which yields MAISSKCGLYISGVNEMSLRSKFTESNSRAFPVLGVVFWGKPISDHKGLKNLRVKAPRNFSVHAQASICVSKAMKWWEKTLKPNMVEIHSAQELIDSLHNAGDRLVVVDFYSPGCGGCRALHPKICQLAEQNPDAIFLKVNYEELKTMCHGLHIHVLPFFRFYRGAEGRVCSFSCTNATIKKFKDALAKYGAEGCSPGPAKGLDESEILHLAEIGEISARSSPPSTKEERVEEDLVMKSIDLSGVWSNVIHNHGVELEEEESALLKV from the exons ATGGCAATTTCATCAAAGTGTGGTTTGTACATTTCTGGGGTAAATGAGATGAGTCTGCGCTCCAAAttcacagaatcaaattcaaGAGCTTTTCCTGTTTTGGGTGTTGTTTTTTGGGGAAAACCCATCTCAGATCACAAGGGTTTGAAGAATTTGAGGGTCAAGGCCCCGAGAAATTTCTCTGTTCAT GCACAAGCATCAATCTGTGTAAGCAAAGCTATGAAATGGTgggagaaaaccctaaaacccaacatGGTGGAGATCCATTCTGCTCAAGAACTCATTGATTCTTTGCATAATGCTGGTGATAGATTGGTTGTAGTGGATTTTTACTCACCTGGTTGTGGAGGTTGTAGAGCTCTCCATCCCAAG ATCTGTCAGCTGGCTGAACAGAACCCAGATGCAATTTTTCTTAAGGTTAACTATGAGGAGCTCAAGACTATGTGCCATGGTCTCCACATTCATGTGCTACCATTCTTTAGGTTTTATAGAGGCGCAGAAGGGCGAGTTTGTAGCTTCAGCTGCACCAATGCCACT ATCAAGAAATTCAAAGATGCATTAGCTAAATATGGGGCTGAGGGTTGTAGTCCTGGCCCAGCAAAAGGCTTGGATGAGTCTGAGATATTACACTTAGCTGAGATAGGTGAAATATCAGCAAGATCTTCTCCACCATCAACCAAAGAAGAGAGAGTTGAGGAGGATTTGGTCATGAAAAGCATAGATTTGTCTGGTGTTTGGAGCAATGTAATCCATAACCATGGCGTAGAactcgaagaagaagaaagtgctTTGCTGAAGGTTTGA